TTGAGACAATCTCTCAAAAACGACGGGTTTGAGGAAGCTTGGGCGCCGCAGCGGCTCCTCGGTATCTCATTTTGCGCGGGCCCCGTTTGTCCATCACCCAAGTCGATGCCAAATCGCACCTGTGTGAGTATGTCGGTAGATGATGCTACAGAAGTTAGCGAGCGCATCACGTCACAGGAGGGAGCTCCGATCTATCTGTCTGTCCTCCAAGAGACGAGAGAGCACCCCCTCAGAGCCCCCTAGGAGGAAAGCGTCCATGTGCTGGGTAAGCTCCACGTtagagggagaggaaggggtCCTGGGTGAGGTACCGTGTACGGCTTGGATACAGCTCGGGAAGCATGTGCAGGAGGGGCAGGATACATGATGAGTTGGTGGCCCTAGCGTCCCTGAATGTATCGTTTCAGTGAATGTCGGTGTGCAAGGTACACGTAATCAGCTGATGCAGGGCGGCATCTCAAGTAGCCGCCGTTGGAGTGATGAGGCACCTGCCGTCTGCTACCCTCGTACCTTGCCTGTCTCTACGGTTGTTCCATCCCATTTAAGgctttcttccccctccccactgGTACAGTGAATCGGTAGAGGTCCTGTCGGCCTGTTTTCACAGTCTTTCCATCCCACTCATAACCTCTCCACTAAGAAACAGTGGTATTTCAATCCTCCAGCAGCCAATACCCCCCTAAGTCTTCCCCTCATCATACTCAACTAGGTACTACCAACAGTCAGCAGCCAACCATTTCCACTACTATTGCACACTGGGACCACCTCAAGAAGCCAGCCACCACAGGTACCTTTCTTACTAGGTAATAGGAAGTACCTACCTTTCTTAACCACATCACCTAGAAATGGTACTTGGCTTTCTACAAGAGCATCACTACCTGGTAAGTACCTTTGAGTGTtacatccccccccccccccccccccccagcccaGTCCAAACAACAGAcagaaggagaaaagaaaaaaataCTGAGGCGCACTTTCCTGTTCCTGCCCATTCCCTCACATTTGACCTACCGACTTTTCTCCTCCTATTTTCACCTCCCACTCTTCTTTTCGTCCTTCACCTCTTCACCTCACTCTCCATCTACTCTACGACCTCCCTTCTTCCGACCCCAACTCTCCCAGAAAACCTCACTTCCgcctccatcatccccccctcttcaCCTCTCCCACTCCGACTTCTCTACATCTCCTCCACCCAAACTTCTCTACCTCTCTCCCATAACTCCTCCTCTACCCCTCCATCTATCTACCAACTCCTTCGCTCCACCACCCACTTCAATCCACTACAACCTCCAGCCCGCGCACTTGCGACCGCATCACATCGCGACTCCAACAAGCCAACTATTTGGGGACTCTAGCAACATCTCAGTTCAGTTACTGACAATTCGTCCTGTCGCGCTAAACAGCCGGCTTTCACATCTTTCACAAACTCCCATCGGCTACCTTCCTAGTCCCCACACCTTCAGCAGCAAGACCCCGCGCCTTTCTGCTTAGAAAGTTCGGAAATCCTAAGGTAATTATTACAAGTATTCTACAAACCCTCCTCAAAGTATGCGCGCACTACACTTGCACTCCAAGCTGCACTGCGACGCCTGCACTATAGCTATTACTACACCTGTCTAGCACCGCACGGTGTACTTCAGATGTTTTACACGAGCTATTGTCTTATCAGAAGGATAGAGGAGATCAGCATCTTCTTTTCTGGTTGTGACTATGGTCGCATACACAACTTCAACAAAAtcgcaacccccccctccccccctgcccTTATATTTACCCTCCATTCTGCCTCactttttttccctcctttcCAACATCCCGATCATCATGTTAGGCATTTCCCCCAACTGTCACAGCCTACTAACTCTGTTTTTTAGGTTCATCGGCTCTAATTCACCACCTTGAACCATATCCGTCTCGAATCCCAGACCAGTCATTATGTCTGCCCAGGAGAACATTGCTTCCAATGGCAACGACCTCGTTGGCTCCCTCGATCAGCTCAAAATTGATGACGAGGTCAGACTTGGCCCCGACGGCGAGCCCGCGCCCCGCACCGACGAGGAGTATGCCCAGGCACAGCTCACTTTGAGGGCCATCGTTTCCTCCAAGGAGGCTGGCGTCATCATTGGCAAGGCGGGCAAGAACGTTGCCGACCTTCGCGACGAGACCGGtgtcaaggccggcgtcaGCAAGGTGGTCCAGGGTGTCCATGACCGCGTTCTCACTATCACTGGTGGTTGCCAGTCCGTTTCTGAGGCCTACTCTATCGTTGCCCGCGCCCTTCTTGAGGGGGCTCCCTCCCTGGGCATGGGTGGCGTTGTCCAGAACAACGGCACTCACCGTATGATTTCCCTTCCATGTATCCCAACAGTCCTAGCTGACAACCTCTTAGCTATCAAGCTCCTGATCTCTCATAACCAGATGGGAACCATCATTGGCCGCCAGGGCTTGAAAATTAAGCACATCCAGGACGCCTCGGGTGTTCGCATGGTTGCCCAGAAGGAGATGCTCCCTCAGTCGACTGAGCGTATCGTTGAGGTTCAGGGTACTCCCGAGGGCATCAAGGGGGCCGTTTGGGAAATCTGCAAGTGCCTCGTCGATGATTGGCAAAGGGGTACAGGAACTGTCCTGTACAACCCTGCCGTTCGCACGCAGCCCGGCACCACCTCGACCACTGGTGGCTCGACCGCGACCTTCTCCTCTGGCGGTGGTCGCTCCAACGACTACTCCGCTCCGCGTGTCATGCGCACGGGCAACGGTGCCGACTTCAGCACTAatagcaacagcaacaacggtggcggcggcggtggcggccgtcCCTATGGTCGTCGTTCTGACTCGGACGCTGCTTCCCGCGGCCCTCCGACCCACGATGAGAACGGCGAAGAGCTTCAAACGCAGAACATTAGCATTCCCGCTGACATGGTTGGCTGCATCATCGGCCGTGCCGGCAGCAAGATCTCGGAGATCCGCAAGACCTCTGGCGCGCGCATTTCTATTGCCAAGGTAAGATGCAGTGATTCCAGTCAAATACTTGAAATATGACTAACCTTCCCAGGCTCCTCACGATGACACTGGCGAGCGCATGTTCACGATCATGGGAACTGCCAAGGCCAACGAGTCGGCTCTGTTCCTTCTCTACGAGAACCTCGAGGCGGAGAAGATGCGCCGTCAGACTGCTACTTCGCCCGAGTAAAAAAGTGACCAACTTTTCGCCCCTTCCACAGTTCGACATCTAATTTCAGACGCTGGACAATGCAGACTTTGGCCGCAAGGCTTGATATCTGAGATGAGGGGGTGTTAATTCCACACACTCCATCTCTAGGACGGACGCGACAACTCACTTGCTTCTTTGCTTTTTTCGAAAATACCTGGGTCGACGGATTACCCAGACGTGCGTGCAACAATATCGGTCACCAAGCTGGTCCTCAACTCTCGCTTTTTTATCGTTGCGCACACAACgttgctttttttttgggaGGGTGGTCCTCCGGTCAACGTTTGGGCAGGCAAAAGAGATCCCCGGGTCTACGGACAGGGATTCTTGTATTCAGCCTTCCGGAACTGAACATACGGCACGACTTATGATTACTTCACGCGGATACCTCTTTGAAGCAGAGTTGCAGCTTCGGAGCACTATTAATGACATCGGCCTTCAACTCACTCCACATCCTCCTCTCGAAAGTCATCCTACCCCTACACTCCGAACGATCCGAAAATACCTTTAGTGGCCTGCCTACGTATTTCTGCTGGTCTTGGGTTATGGAAGTCTTGCCTACGGTATTGGCTCTCCAATGCCAGGTGGATCCTAGATAGCACGCTTAACCCATAGCTAGGCAGACAATCCTGTTTGAGCAAGGCCGCTCAGAAAAACAGTTGCCCCAACGTCCTTGATGTGACTGATGTGTATGCTTCCTGTGAATCTGGCCAATGCAGGAAAGTATGCAGTGGACGACAAGATGCATTGCTTTAGTGGCCGGTACGCTCTACCATATTCTCTACATCTGGCTGATAGCGATGAAACAAAGTAGGCGCAGTAGGAATTGTGTAGTCTCAGTCTGTCAAGTCGATTTGGGATGGAGACAGGCGACTGATCTGGCAAACTGGTCAAGGGAGCGTTTGCGACTCATCCAGGGTCAAGATGCGATCCTTTTATGATTGGCCAATTCTGGGCGGGGCTCTGGGTACCTGTGTGTAATGCCGATCGGGAGAGGGGAGAATCGGCTGGGCTGGTGGTTCCTGATAAGGTTAGAGCGGCCGCAAACAAGCAGTGGAGAGGGACCCTGGAGCGACTTTGGGATGTGAGCTCCCCACCTTAATCTTTTTTCATTTTGGCATGATGCCAACCTGTCATCTGCCCCAGCTGTCACTGACTTTCGTTGGCCAGCTACCCTATCTACGTTCTCATTTTGTGTTGTTTCGGTGTCCGTCTTTCTCTCTTGGATCAACTACAAACTCGAATCCCGAGACTCTTTATGCTTCCTCCTCGTGTTTCTGTCTCATATTTTCTTCATCTTTGTCTTTCTTTCGCCCCCGACCCCGAACCAACACGTAGTCGTTGAGTGGTTGTCGCTCGCTCCTTTTACAACCGTGCCTTCTCCCTTCTCACGCAAGTTCAGGTCACGCTCTACACACCACACGAAACAAAACGGAACATAGGCATCGCCGAATACCAAAATGGCGCGTTCGAAGCAGGCCACTCCCATCCGTCGGCAGACGTCGTCCGAGTACTTTAGCAaggccgacgccctcgcgcgGACACCCAGCCACGGCAATGGAGTCGCGACGACAGCAACGTCTTCAAAATCCAACGGCAAGGTCTCCGTGCCCGCCGCTCCCGTTGAGGCAAAGGAGGCCGGCGTAGTGCAGATCTTGATCGCCGTAGGCGGTATCTACGCCTCATTGTACGTCGTCGCATATCCACCTCTTTTCTGCATTGCCACACATCTGGGCCTCTTTGGCTGACTGACTCTGGATTGCGCACAGCTTGACGTGGGCCTACCTCCAAGAGAAGCTCACGACAACACCCTACGGCCCGGCCTCGAAGCCCGAGGTTTTCAAGTACCCCGTATTTCTCAACACGATTCAGTCTCTTTTCGCTGCGACGACGGGCTTTCTCTATCTCTGGTTCTCCTCGCGCGGCACCACATCTCTACCGCCCGTCTTCCCCTCGCGCGGCATCGTCATgcccctcgccctcgtcgccgtcacctcgTCCCTCGCGTCGCCCTTCGGCTACGCCTCCCTGGCGCACATCGACTACATCACGTTCCTGCTCGCCAAGTCTTGCAAGCTGGTCCCCGTCATGCTCCTCCACACCACCTTATTCGGCAAGCGTTACCCGCTGTACAAGTACCTCGTCGTCGCAGGCGTCACCGCGGGTGTGGCGGTGTTCACGCTGCACTCGggcagcaagaagaagaagtcggtCGTCAACCCGGACGCTAACATGCCCTGGGGCATGCTCCTGCTGTCCATCAACCTACTGTTCGACGGTCTCACCAACAGTACCCAGGACTATATATTCAGCACCTTCAAGGGGTACACGGGCCCGCAGATGATGTGCGCCAACAACCTTATGAGCACCGCCGTCACTCTCGGTTACCTGGTACTGAGCCCCTGGCTGGTGCACACGGGGCTGGGCGAGTACCTCGGCATGGACGTCGCCGGCAACGCGGGCGAGCTAAAGGCCGCGCTGGCTTTCATGGCGCGGTACCCCGCCGTGTGGTGGGATGTGCTGGGTTTCGCGGCGTgtggcgccgtcggccaggTGTTTATCTGTATGCTCTCTCAGCCCTCCCTCATTctgtccccccccttttcctccgAGGCCCAATGTTATCTAACGCTCTTTCCAGTCTACACCCTCTCAACCTTCTCCTCGGTTCTCCTCGTCACCGTAACCGTCACCCGCAAGATGGTCACCATGGCTCTCTCCGTCTTCGCGTTCGGTCACAGCCTCACCAGCATGCAATGGCTCGGCgtctccctcgtcttcggcgccaTCGGGGCCGAAGCCCAGATCGCGAcaaaggagaagagggccaAGGAGGTCGC
The genomic region above belongs to Colletotrichum higginsianum IMI 349063 chromosome 2, whole genome shotgun sequence and contains:
- a CDS encoding KH domain-containing protein, which encodes MSAQENIASNGNDLVGSLDQLKIDDEVRLGPDGEPAPRTDEEYAQAQLTLRAIVSSKEAGVIIGKAGKNVADLRDETGVKAGVSKVVQGVHDRVLTITGGCQSVSEAYSIVARALLEGAPSLGMGGVVQNNGTHPIKLLISHNQMGTIIGRQGLKIKHIQDASGVRMVAQKEMLPQSTERIVEVQGTPEGIKGAVWEICKCLVDDWQRGTGTVLYNPAVRTQPGTTSTTGGSTATFSSGGGRSNDYSAPRVMRTGNGADFSTNSNSNNGGGGGGGRPYGRRSDSDAASRGPPTHDENGEELQTQNISIPADMVGCIIGRAGSKISEIRKTSGARISIAKAPHDDTGERMFTIMGTAKANESALFLLYENLEAEKMRRQTATSPE
- a CDS encoding UAA transporter → MARSKQATPIRRQTSSEYFSKADALARTPSHGNGVATTATSSKSNGKVSVPAAPVEAKEAGVVQILIAVGGIYASFLTWAYLQEKLTTTPYGPASKPEVFKYPVFLNTIQSLFAATTGFLYLWFSSRGTTSLPPVFPSRGIVMPLALVAVTSSLASPFGYASLAHIDYITFLLAKSCKLVPVMLLHTTLFGKRYPLYKYLVVAGVTAGVAVFTLHSGSKKKKSVVNPDANMPWGMLLLSINLLFDGLTNSTQDYIFSTFKGYTGPQMMCANNLMSTAVTLGYLVLSPWLVHTGLGEYLGMDVAGNAGELKAALAFMARYPAVWWDVLGFAACGAVGQVFIFYTLSTFSSVLLVTVTVTRKMVTMALSVFAFGHSLTSMQWLGVSLVFGAIGAEAQIATKEKRAKEVAKRAAAAGKTE